The Lactuca sativa cultivar Salinas chromosome 2, Lsat_Salinas_v11, whole genome shotgun sequence genome includes the window AATCATACAAGAGAAATATTTGGAATCGCGTTCAACAACAAGTATATATGTGAAGATCAAGTTGATTATATGGACCATTGAAGAGGATCAAGtgcatttgttcaataattgtatattCAAGAATGCTACTATTTTTTAACAATTTTATTCATGTTTGatgatattctgttagaatatgtataactatattaaaatatataatgatattagtctgtaagaatatgtatgaatttgtatttaatttcgaatgtatattaaaaataaaatcatataCCCAAGTTCGATGTATATGAATAATATCTTGTTCTTAAATCAGGTCAATTATCAAATATAACTTTATTGGAAATgtattctgcaagaataaaatcaaaagtatatttactagtttatggttggcattctgtcattctgaataaaatcggatttttaaatctgaattaatttaaaatattcaaaaattttaaaataaaagaattaattatcccttaaaGTCCGGAAATTTCCCTTATGTTGAAAATTGTGTGATGATATGGTGCatgttaccctattgtaatatcatagactctCAGATCATGAactttgattatattccatccggTGGTCCAGATATGTGCATTGTGGCacacagtgtctacagcagggctgtaagggttttgtggcgtatgtgatggatacgcgggtggattccgagaggccggggttagttgaggaggttccggtagtgcgtgagttcccggatgtatttcctgaggagttgccgggtgtgcctcctgtgaggcaagtggagttcagtatcgatttggttccgggggccgcgcctatcgctaaggtgccttatcgccttgcacctccagatatgcaagagttatcctcgcagcttcaggagctgcttgggaaggggtttattcggccgagcagctcgccgtggggagcgcctatcctgttcgtcaagaagaaggatggttcacaccggatgtgcattgattaccgggagttgaacaagctgacggtcaagaaccgttacccgttgccgaggatcgacgatttattcgatcagttgcagggagcatcttggttctccaagatcgatttgaggtctggatatcatcaggtgatggtgcgggatgaggacgtccagaagacaacgttcaggacgcggtatgggcattatgagtttgtggtgatgcctttcgggctcaccaatgccccggtagtgttcatggatctcatgaaccgagtgtgcaggccgatgctggatcggtcggtgattgtatttatcgacgacattctgatatattcaagatctagagagcatcatgaggagcatttgagagaggttctcgaagttctgagatcggagaggctttatgccaaattctccaagtgtgatttctggttgcgggaggtccagttcttgggacatctcgttaaccaggaagggatattggtcgatccggccaagtttgaggcggtgatgagttgggaggtgccgaggtcaccctccgagatcaggagtttcctagggttggcagggtattatcggagatttatcaaggatttctctaagatcgcagtgccactcaccagattgacccggaagggtgttgctttttcatggggccccgagcagcaggcctcctttgagacacttcgccaaaggttgtgcgaagccccggtgttagccctcccggaagggatggaggactttgtggtatactgtgatgcatcgattttggggttgggagcggtgttgatgcagagagggcatgtgatagcatatgcatcgaggcagctgacgcctcatgagacgagatatcccacccatgatctagaattgggggcagtggtgttcgccctcaagatttggcttcactacttgtatggggttcggtgtacgatatacacgaaccattagagtttgatgtatttgatggatcagcccaacctaaatatgcgtcagagaaggtggttggatgtggtcaaggattatgattgtgagatcctgtaccacccaggcaaggctaatgtggtagccgatgcattgagccgcagggcggagagcaccccgctgcaggatgtatgtttgagattgaccgtgatagctccagtgttggacgccattcgtggggcacaggccgaggctgtgcaacctgagatgcagaagagggaacgggttgttggtttgatttcagagttcgttaccgatggtcgggggcttatgacatttcagggacgtatctgggtaccgtttgtgggaggaacgcgtaccattttgatggaggaggctcattggtcgaaattttcgatccatccgggggccactaagatgtatttggatctgagaaaggagtattggtggccctgtatgaagagggatgtcgcgtggtttgttgagaggtgcttgacctgccgtagggttaaggccgagcaccagaggccgcatggtaagttgcagccattggaggttcccgaatggaagtaggaacatatcactatggatttcatcaccaaattgccaaggactgccagaggagttgatgcaatttgggtgattgtggacagattgacgaagagcgctcacttccttgctatcagcaagagttcttcagcagagaaattggtggaggcgtatgtgagggaagtggtatctcggcatggggtgccgatctcgattgtttcagaccgtgatgtgcgcttcacttccagattctggaagaagtttcttgaggagttgggtactagactgcattttagtaccgcatatcatccccagacagacggtcagagcgagcggatgattcagacactcgaggacatgttccgggcatgtgtgttggatttcgggggtagctgggatgcatatttgcccttggcagagttttcctacaacaatagccatcATACGAGCaatggtatgccgccctttgagctgttgtatgggaggaggtgtcggacccccatttgttggggagaggttggacaacgggtgatgggcagtacagagatcgtgcttcagacgtcagagcagatccagcaggtcagacagaggttgttgaccgctcagagccgacataagagttatgcagacagacgccggtccgagcttgagtttcaggtcggcgaccttgtactcctaaaggtctctccttggaaaggagtgattcgattcaggaagaggggaaagttggggccccggtatattggtcctttccgagtgatcgcgagggtaggccgggtagcctatcgtttggatttgccagcagagttggggcagattcacgacacttttcatgtgtcgcagctgaggaagtgtatagccgatgagtcggcagtggttccattagaggatattcaggttgatgcgatcctgaattatgctgagagaccagtggcccttagagatcagaaaatcaaggttctgaggaacaaggaggtacccctggttttggttcaatggtagcatcggaaggggtccgagatgacctgggagccggagcgtgagatgtgtgagcagcatccggagttatttgcagagcgagacttcgagggcgaagtctagttctagtgggggagaattgtaacagcctggattcccaggtattatttattcatatatctttggtgttttgtgaggggactcggtgagttggagctcaaactccccgagtaggatcgcggttttggacgtgggttcgcgcctggactcggcgagtccaaggaatggactcggcgagtctgcactgtttaatgaaaccctaatttcccggtcctgagccctatttaaaggaccttatggcccttcattacggctaccttgaccttgagagcaccagagcagctgagagttcttgtgagtgagataagaggccattattcaccaattttgtgtgtgtttgcaagaaaggaagaggaaagttaagctaggagagttggggagcttggatctacttccatttcgacaAAGGAAGCTActtgaggtaacattcagagcttattctcgtgtttttgttgatatggccaaatctagggtttcttcatgccttttttgccttgtatttggagtgtgagaggtcccttggggaaatggtacctagatctggaccttagtgggtccagagagtcccaaatgccctgctttatgcctttccttttgagttgggaacttaggttaccattttagatgtcatttcatgaaaagaagccttgtaggcattgcatggtagccaagatggtaactttacatgatgaatgtgcttgggagggctagatctatgagttgttagagcagatctgacctcagaagcgagattgagttgatgcatggcatggactcgccgagtccgaagaacagactcggcgagtaacatgaagattgtccttaaccactctgcgagtggtcttgccgagttaagggttgactcagtgagtcagggagagttagagtgggttgacaggtggactgagtcgagctggaactcgccgagttgttcttgagactcggcgagttgagtcgtggtggccccgcgattcatgccaggtggaactcgtcgagtcagggaagtactcgacgtgtcaaaagaggatcctaggaagtcagtgaacacgtatagactcgccgagtcgctctagtgcactcgccgagtccggtcaaagttgaccgttgaccgttgaccagagttgaccagtgttgacttgataggggtagtcaaccttagttgagaaagtgttaattagagatatactgtgttataggaggattatagctcggaggatcgagcgcgagtgatttctgggatttgcgagtaatcgagatacgcgaggtgagtcttctcactatactttaccttgagaaggtaatcagagttatgtgacagagtatttgtatgctatatgtattttatgtgttgtactgcattatttctatgtgatttatgctgtgcatgtttatagagttggaaccggaaggttcccagagttagaaccagtgggttcacagagtagggtctacggacccacagagttatagcctcgagtggctaatttgtgttatgtgtggtattttggggaactcactaaactttgtgcttacaatgttagtgttgtttgtttcaggtactagtgatgaccgtgggaaggcgccggcttgatctgtacacacacatgaaatttttatgatatgtgatcttgggatttttgtatgatatggattggagtcttaaaatattgatgtttttatgaaaattaaatgaaaatgtttttatattatgcgaaaaattattttgaaatttacggtgttacagattatgtttttttttcctatAGAGATATAGCCTGATACCATGTTACATTCAATATTTTCTCTGTGATCCTTCTCAttagatgatatatatatatatatatatatatatatatatatatatatatatatatatatatatatatatatatatatatatatatatatatatatatatatatatgggttgctATATAAAAAGGCCCCCAGAACGTAAAATCGTAAATACATGAATATAAGTAATGTCTAACAAGTTTGATTATTTAAAACCTTACGGATTATAGAATGGGTTTggatataatttttaaatttattaaaaaatggTTAAATTAAGGTCGATTTGTTTCCAAGCAACTCCATTGTCATGTTTAATTAGCACAACATATAAAAGTTTTCCGTcgtataaaaacataaaaagttaACACACGCGATACTATTGACTTCTATTTGGTTGATATGGTGAGCTAGAAACCATAAGACTTTCAACGCCTCTTTGTCCTCATCTTCTTGGCTGGTGGAAGAAATCAAGTTAACTGCTTTTCTTTGGGTGTAAAAAAGGGAAAAGATATTTCAGTTTTAGCAATCTTGGTGTAAACTTTCCTCTAATTTTTGTCTAAAATTATGTGTTGTATCTTTTGCACTCTAGCATCTTGCTAGGggcttttacttttttttttttttttttttttttttttttaatttttttagagaAATTAACAATGATTCCGTACATTTATTCTTATTATCATCCAATCAATATTAATGGTGATAAGTGGActaaaatcaaataatttttattaaatgTGACACATGTCAATATTTGATATGGTAGGaagataaatataaataaaatgtaaaaagatatttaatttctctaacaTCTTGCTAAGGGCTTTTAGTTCTAGAGAATTTAAAAATCTTTCCTATATTTTGTTCATACTATCATCCTAcattttattcttatttttattattcacaAGCagttcaaaaaaatatattttatatgtgaTTGTTCTTGTGGGCTATTTGGAAAAGTTTATTTATAATTTGTTTGTAAATATTTTAGGTTGGTGATGTGGGATTATGCATCCAAAAACCATTAAACAAAATTCGTGAAAATACTCTCTACAACGAATGCTCAAAAATTTAAACAAGAGGGTTCACACATTTTTTCTAGGCTCTAGTAAGATCTCAattcaatttaatttttatttaacagtaattgttgaaaaaaaaaatcttttacacGAATTTGGctaatttattaaaaaatgaagtatttatttatatataaattcttatttattttaaaatgaaacaACAATTTACATAAATACAGGATGAAATGAAACAGAAATGCAACAATGGGAATTTCTTTGTTTTATTGAAAATTAATGCAATGGTCCATAAAACTATGAGGGCTTCATTTTAGGGCTTAGATAGTTACATTGAAGCTCATGGGAAGCCAACCCAATTACTACTCCTATGTACTATTAAAGTGAAAATAATGGCAAATAGTAACACAGCGGTCTTGTTTCTGCTAAGAAAGGACCGGGGGTAgatgaaaaaaattaaatttggTCGTTAATGATAGAACAACATTCATTCTCAACTGCAGTAATTAAATTTTACGGTTGAACTACCACACCATGTGTGTTTGATGAAATGATTCATCCGAAGAATAAAACATTTACATCACCCTTTATTTCCATCATCTGTCTCTATATGTTGTGTACTCGGGTAAGTGTCGGCATTCTTCGTTTTCTCTAAATCAATTTCCTGAAGGAGGGTTGATGGGTTTGCATGtggtagttttggttttggttttggttctTTTAAGTGGTGATTATGGTGTAGTTTCGGGTGATGTGGTTAAGGAGGTCAAGGATGAAAAAGGTTTGTTGGGGAAATTTAAACGTGGGTTTAAAGGGGGTTTTGGAGGTGGCTTTGGCAAAGGGGCAGGtcttgttggtggtggtggtggtggtctaGGCGTTGGCGCGGGTGGACTTGGTGGTGGTCTAGGAGGTGGTATTGGAGGTGcatttggtggtggtggtgggctaGGTAACCAAGGAGGTATTGGAAGCGGACTTGGTGGTGGAGGGCTAGGTGGAGGAGGTCTTGGTAATGGTGGACTTGGTGGTGGAGGTCTTGGTAAAGGCGGTCTTGGTGGTGGTAGACTTGGTGGAGGTCTTGGTAAAGGTGGACTTGTTGGTGGTCTAGGTAAAGACAAACTTGGTGGTGGAGGTCTTGGTATAGGCGGTGGTGGACTTGGTAAAGGCAAACTTGGTGGTGAAGGCCTTGGTATAGGCGGTATTGGTGGTGGTGGACTTGGTGGAGGTCTTGGTAAAGGCGGACTTGGTGGTGGTCTTGGTAAAGGCAAACTTGGTGGTGGAGGTCTTGGTATAGGCGGGCTTGGTGGTGGAGGTCTTGGTATAGGAAGtcttggtggtggtggaggtgtgcTTGGTGGTGGCAGACTTGGTGGTGGAGGGTTTGGTGATGGAGGTATAGGCGATGGTGGTGAGCATTAGAAGCTCCACATTACCACCTatattccttcacttgactcgACCATTTAGTCATCATAACTCTAGTTAATTTCCTAGTCGTAATCAGTCTGTGTTTAATGCATAATTATCTGCTTGCTTCATGTATTCTAATTCTTATTTATAAATATTACTGTTATGAAGCACTCATGAATGACATAATATATCATAAACCGTTGTTTCGAGGCACGAAAATCATCACGTATATTCGGTTCATCTAGCAATCACATTTAAATTACAATCTAAAATATCTTTGTAGATTCAACTGGATTAGGAAgtaattaataatttttattgGTTTCAAATATGGGATACAATCGAAACAGAAGATATGTGTTTGGTGCCAAGAGTTAAAGCAATGACAAGCGCTAAAATCCATGAAAGTTACTGACCAATTATTTGTGAATCATGACACCAAAAAGGAGATGTCACATTTGATAAAATTTTCTGACTATGCTATGTCCCCATTACCTTATTTTTCATCAGACAAGCCCCACCAGTTTTTCTTActttttcaatccatttaaaagtAAATAATTGCATTTTAACTTTTTGAACATGAAAAAGGTTCAAATAAAAAAATCTATTATATCTtcgtaaaaaaattaatagacttTCATGGGTTTTTTCTATAGATTTTTAATTTACAATTGGCTAAAAGTACtcatataattattataaaagaaatcattacaaaaatttgttaattaacaaactgtttgagaaaaaaaaaactattgcaATAGACTTATATTTTTCATAGGGTTAAAAAAGCATATGAGAAACCCTTAGAAAGCTAATATTGTGAATGCTAAGGAATCTTGTTAAAAGGTTTTTGGATTCAATCTCAAACATATATTACTAAAATTTTTTGTCTATTTATGAAGAGAACGATATTTTATATAAACATGTAAATGTTGAATATATTCAAAAACTATGTCTCTTTCGCTCTTTTGAAATTCAAAAAACCTTACAATAAGTCATAAACTAGTTGCATTTAATTAAATGTCCCATTAAGGGTGTACTTGTAGGACCAACGTAGAGGAGAACATTTAATTCTTGTTTTATTTCATAAAAGAAGCCGATTTATTTCATTTTGGTACTAAATGAAGTCcgatttgtataattttgaatATACGCTTTTTTagtaaattttgtttttattacatGGAATTAGAAACCAAAAAGTAATCTGTAATTAATTGAAAAAAAAGAACTCTGTTAATAGATTAATGTTATTTCCTGTTTATATCATTCACACAATCTCCTTATTAATTAGTGCTTAAAAGCACGTAGAATGTGTATATATTTTCGAATAGAATAAGATTACTTTGAAATCCCACATCCAAACACCCTATCTCTAGTTGAACTATAACACTTATATGCTATAAAGTTAGAATCTAATTATTGGGTATTTTCGGGTATATCAATGCAAAATGAGGTAAAAACAAACTTTATcattaataacaaaaaaaacaccataaaatttaattataattatCATCATACAAATAACAAACCACAAAACAATTTAAACACCATTAGCATCCATAGTATTTACCAAACAAAATAAAGGGTACGTTTTGATTTGCTTCTTACCTGTTGGATTCTGGGTTTGGACCACTAGGAACTTCATGAGCAGCTGCATGAAACTCTGCATGAGTGGTGGCGCCGGTGGTGGCAATGGTGGTGgccatggtggttttgggtggcTGAGAATGCTTCAACAACCGCCTCCCGGATGTCAAACAACTAGTTTCAAGAGGATAAACAACGAGaggaacaacaagaagaagacCAAAAAAGAGTAGAAGCTTCTTCTTAATTACATCTGCCATGAAAAAACTACTTACAGCTATGAACTTGCAGCCCCCAAGAAGTATGTAAAAGATCAATATCCATGAACCAATTGAACAAACCCTAGTTTGGAGAGgaagaaaattagggtttgtgattATTTTTGGATCAAGAAAAGGGTTTATTCAGAATCTTGATACA containing:
- the LOC111884561 gene encoding uncharacterized protein LOC111884561, with amino-acid sequence MGLHVVVLVLVLVLLSGDYGVVSGDVVKEVKDEKGLLGKFKRGFKGGFGGGFGKGAGLVGGGGGGLGVGAGGLGGGLGGGIGGAFGGGGGLGNQGGIGSGLGGGGLGGGGLGNGGLGGGGLGKGGLGGGRLGGGLGKGGLVGGLGKDKLGGGGLGIGGGGLGKGKLGGEGLGIGGIGGGGLGGGLGKGGLGGGLGKGKLGGGGLGIGGLGGGGLGIGSLGGGGGVLGGGRLGGGGFGDGGIGDGGEH